The following coding sequences are from one Marinitoga litoralis window:
- a CDS encoding lysylphosphatidylglycerol synthase transmembrane domain-containing protein, giving the protein MKKNKKNIIGILSSVTIGVFVILFLEKFYKTNILTEIKKLKLNDIVIVFFIYFLGYIIDTIRYVIIIKQFNTKISFFQLFYNNVMGLFFSSITPFAAGGQPYQIYHLNKHGLDLEHSTNIVVSRFITAMILNLIIALTSYKKVISALYGTKIESVLINTGLVISASITILIMLVFINSNLIINILDKLKIKRLKKLKAKYLEWSNNLKVSIKFLWNEKLHIMIVDIILNLIILSLQAYAIYYLFLKYANLNNNFDNFIIVFGTMMLLNMVVYYIPTPGASGTIEATYQLVFSSILKIHKGVFLSIIGWRFATYYLQILFGILFRIYIKIFFKEEEEI; this is encoded by the coding sequence ATGAAAAAAAATAAAAAAAACATTATAGGCATTTTATCTTCTGTTACTATAGGAGTTTTTGTAATTTTATTTTTAGAAAAATTTTATAAGACTAATATATTGACTGAAATAAAGAAATTAAAATTAAATGATATTGTAATAGTCTTTTTTATTTATTTTTTGGGATATATTATTGACACTATTAGATATGTTATTATTATAAAGCAATTTAATACTAAAATAAGTTTTTTTCAATTATTCTATAATAATGTTATGGGTTTATTCTTTTCATCTATCACACCTTTTGCTGCAGGTGGTCAGCCATACCAAATTTATCATTTAAACAAACATGGTTTAGATTTAGAGCATTCAACTAATATAGTTGTTTCGAGATTTATTACAGCAATGATACTTAATTTAATTATAGCACTAACATCATATAAAAAGGTAATAAGTGCTTTATATGGAACAAAAATAGAATCAGTTCTTATAAATACTGGCTTAGTTATTTCAGCTAGTATAACGATATTAATTATGTTAGTATTTATAAATTCAAATTTAATTATAAATATATTAGATAAATTAAAAATAAAAAGATTAAAAAAATTAAAAGCTAAATATTTAGAATGGTCAAATAATCTAAAAGTAAGTATTAAATTTCTTTGGAATGAAAAATTACATATAATGATTGTGGACATAATATTAAATCTAATAATTTTATCTCTACAAGCATATGCTATATATTATTTATTTTTAAAATATGCTAATTTGAATAATAATTTTGATAATTTTATTATTGTTTTTGGTACAATGATGCTATTAAATATGGTGGTTTATTATATTCCTACTCCTGGGGCTAGCGGGACTATTGAAGCTACATATCAATTAGTATTTTCTTCAATATTAAAAATACACAAAGGAGTTTTTTTATCAATTATAGGTTGGAGATTTGCTACATATTATTTACAAATTTTATTTGGGATTTTATTTAGAATATATATTAAAATATTCTTTAAGGAAGAGGAGGAAATATGA
- a CDS encoding secondary thiamine-phosphate synthase enzyme YjbQ produces MLKEFTLNTSSRSEFIDITNEIRSFVKESKVKEGIAIIHIPHTTAGVTINENADPSVKRDMKQFINKLIPEEPYFTHLEGNSDSHIKSTLVGPSLTLIITNNDILLGTWQGIYFCEFDGPRRRKFFVKIISDK; encoded by the coding sequence TACTTTGAATACTTCATCTAGAAGCGAATTTATTGACATAACTAATGAAATAAGAAGTTTTGTTAAAGAAAGTAAAGTAAAAGAGGGAATCGCAATAATTCATATACCTCATACAACTGCTGGGGTAACAATAAATGAAAATGCAGATCCGTCAGTAAAAAGAGATATGAAACAATTTATAAATAAACTTATACCTGAAGAACCGTATTTTACACATTTAGAGGGAAATTCTGATTCCCATATCAAATCCACTTTAGTTGGTCCTTCATTAACTTTGATAATAACAAATAATGATATATTGTTAGGGACATGGCAGGGAATATATTTTTGTGAATTTGATGGACCCAGAAGAAGAAAATTTTTTGTAAAAATAATTAGTGATAAATAA
- a CDS encoding glycosyltransferase — protein sequence MNIGIFSDVYFPQKNGVSTAVKLYKEEMEKLGHNVYLFVPKYSKDYKRTEKNIFEFPAIKFLFEKEQRIALPISTDIFKIKDLNLDIIHSQDPFSMGIFAEFMSKLLKIKHVGTHHTMYEYYRNYLPLIIRPTLKQTQRMIKNWCLKLDKVISPTNNIKDLLVSYGVPEEHVVVIPTGIDINKFNKPIEWDIRKEYDINPDEKIILFVGRLGPEKNIDFLIKVIHEVYHEEKNIKFVIVGDGVERDKLEDIVIDYDLHEKVIFTGGQPREKVLDAYKQADLFIFASYTETQGLVVLESMAAGTPVVALGKMGVYDLLNHENAGGIMIKELNENDFAHEILRVLRDKELYKNLSENAINFVKENYSIEVSVKKILEVYENLLNIDKKQHL from the coding sequence GTGAATATAGGAATATTTTCAGATGTATACTTCCCTCAAAAAAATGGTGTTTCAACTGCAGTTAAATTATATAAGGAAGAAATGGAAAAATTGGGTCATAATGTATACCTATTTGTTCCCAAATATTCTAAAGACTATAAAAGGACAGAAAAAAATATTTTTGAATTCCCTGCAATTAAGTTTTTGTTTGAAAAAGAACAAAGAATAGCTTTACCAATATCCACAGACATTTTTAAAATCAAAGATTTAAATTTAGATATAATTCATTCACAAGATCCTTTTTCTATGGGGATATTTGCTGAGTTTATGTCCAAATTATTGAAGATTAAACATGTAGGGACACATCATACAATGTATGAGTATTATAGAAACTATTTACCTTTAATTATTAGACCAACATTAAAACAAACTCAAAGGATGATAAAGAATTGGTGTTTAAAATTAGATAAAGTTATTTCTCCAACAAATAATATAAAAGATTTGTTAGTTAGTTATGGTGTTCCAGAAGAACATGTTGTTGTAATACCAACAGGAATAGATATAAATAAATTTAATAAACCAATTGAATGGGATATCAGAAAAGAATATGATATTAACCCAGATGAAAAAATAATATTATTTGTTGGTAGATTAGGTCCAGAGAAAAATATAGATTTTTTAATTAAAGTAATCCATGAAGTATATCATGAAGAAAAAAATATAAAATTTGTAATTGTTGGAGATGGAGTTGAAAGAGATAAATTAGAAGATATTGTTATTGACTATGATTTACATGAAAAAGTAATATTTACTGGAGGGCAACCAAGAGAAAAAGTATTAGATGCATATAAACAAGCTGATTTATTTATTTTTGCATCATATACTGAAACACAAGGTTTAGTAGTACTAGAATCTATGGCTGCAGGGACTCCTGTAGTTGCTTTAGGGAAAATGGGAGTATATGATTTATTGAACCATGAAAATGCTGGCGGAATAATGATAAAAGAATTAAATGAAAATGATTTTGCTCATGAAATATTAAGAGTGCTAAGGGATAAAGAATTATATAAAAATCTTTCTGAAAATGCAATTAATTTTGTAAAGGAAAATTACTCTATTGAAGTTTCAGTAAAAAAAATATTGGAAGTATATGAAAACCTTTTAAATATTGACAAAAAACAACATTTATGA
- a CDS encoding cyclic nucleotide-binding domain-containing protein yields the protein MQEILYAPDKILINEGELTEYLMVLKEGKLESYSNFCNYSSVESSGIFGSEVILPGIKSFDSVKVVENSRVVLIEKELAEKFLLSNYNLIIYLIKKYISKIISLNNKLFSSKENSEDVNNENANSEKESIIDKNLSKEELSKKYLKIHRRRSYYHIEDGQIKIYFKARKLFNKGKIKEALEEFKKIHYSDFDVYFQAEIEIWKYLCMILMFPDKKYYLEKTLKEKYPFIKELFSFMIFEKILTNSHLEKPLVTYLKSGYLIPSNTVLFYEGENGDWAFMILSGNVRVSKVDNKNEKLLAILSNEEIVGEIACFKDVLRTATVFTSTPLQMIKIEKENLEDLVKSNPAFGLKIVKNLIKRLDFERYWHSPLSFEEKLNFMIKKYGKNILNKSRLKTEEIYGLFRLNDVNKNELINYLFKSNIATLRPDGTLKFM from the coding sequence ATGCAAGAAATATTATACGCACCGGATAAAATATTAATAAATGAAGGAGAATTAACTGAATATTTGATGGTATTAAAAGAAGGGAAATTAGAAAGTTATTCTAATTTTTGTAATTATTCTTCGGTTGAAAGTAGTGGGATTTTTGGGAGTGAGGTTATATTACCGGGCATAAAATCTTTTGATTCGGTTAAAGTAGTAGAAAATAGTAGAGTTGTTTTAATAGAAAAAGAATTAGCAGAGAAATTTTTGCTTTCTAATTATAATTTAATTATTTATCTTATTAAAAAATATATATCAAAAATAATTAGTCTAAATAATAAATTATTTAGTTCAAAAGAAAATAGTGAAGATGTAAATAATGAAAATGCAAATAGTGAAAAAGAAAGTATTATAGATAAAAATTTATCTAAAGAAGAATTATCTAAAAAATATTTAAAAATTCATAGAAGACGAAGTTATTATCATATAGAAGATGGCCAAATTAAAATTTATTTTAAGGCAAGAAAATTATTTAATAAAGGGAAGATCAAAGAGGCTTTAGAAGAGTTCAAAAAAATCCATTATTCTGATTTTGATGTATATTTTCAAGCTGAAATTGAAATTTGGAAATACTTATGTATGATTTTAATGTTCCCTGATAAAAAATATTATTTAGAGAAAACATTAAAAGAAAAATATCCATTTATTAAAGAGCTATTTTCGTTTATGATTTTTGAAAAAATATTAACAAATTCTCATTTGGAAAAACCATTAGTTACATATTTAAAAAGTGGATATTTAATTCCTTCTAATACTGTTTTATTTTATGAAGGTGAAAATGGTGACTGGGCATTTATGATATTGTCAGGAAATGTAAGAGTTTCAAAGGTTGATAATAAAAATGAAAAATTATTAGCAATATTATCAAATGAAGAAATTGTTGGTGAGATTGCATGTTTTAAAGATGTATTAAGAACTGCAACAGTATTTACTTCAACACCTTTACAAATGATTAAAATAGAAAAAGAAAATTTAGAAGATTTAGTTAAAAGTAATCCTGCTTTTGGATTAAAAATAGTAAAAAATCTAATAAAAAGATTGGACTTTGAGAGATACTGGCATTCGCCATTATCTTTTGAAGAAAAATTAAATTTTATGATAAAAAAATATGGTAAAAATATATTAAACAAATCGAGATTAAAAACCGAAGAAATATATGGTTTATTTAGATTGAATGATGTAAATAAAAATGAATTAATAAATTATTTATTTAAATCTAATATAGCAACACTAAGACCAGATGGAACATTAAAGTTTATGTAG